From the genome of Geminocystis herdmanii PCC 6308, one region includes:
- a CDS encoding DUF4007 family protein has product MMQTNLELNLLENPVTPTFARHETFHPRWGWLKKAFDVASSDNKIFNAEDAPVRLGVGKNMVRSMRYWCYTFKVIDEDDTPSDFGHNLLGVNGWDTYLENPASLWLLHWHLLKPTCNAGAWYYTFNLFNQNEFKKEDLLKSLTDYLQELNKTVAESSLIKDINCILRMYVESDNDNVNFVEDSIDCPFTELGLIYQPKNSNYYHFRFGSKPNLPPEIIVATCLEYASWVSTNQSTITISRLLYDKGSPGTVFKLSEEAIYSAIEAVCRQESSLFLADTAGLVQLSFEKNPLDLAYQMLDRFYQ; this is encoded by the coding sequence ATGATGCAAACTAATCTGGAGTTAAATCTTTTGGAGAATCCCGTAACTCCTACTTTTGCCCGTCATGAGACTTTTCATCCCCGTTGGGGTTGGTTAAAGAAGGCTTTTGATGTGGCTTCTTCTGACAACAAGATTTTTAATGCTGAAGATGCACCCGTTAGGTTGGGGGTAGGTAAAAATATGGTTCGATCGATGCGTTATTGGTGTTATACTTTTAAAGTTATCGATGAAGATGATACTCCGTCAGACTTTGGGCATAATCTGTTAGGGGTGAATGGTTGGGATACCTATTTAGAAAATCCAGCTTCTTTGTGGTTGTTACATTGGCATTTACTTAAACCCACTTGTAACGCTGGTGCTTGGTATTATACCTTTAATCTTTTCAATCAAAACGAGTTTAAAAAGGAAGATTTACTCAAGAGTTTAACGGATTATCTGCAAGAATTGAATAAAACCGTGGCGGAATCCTCCTTAATCAAAGATATTAACTGTATTTTGCGAATGTATGTCGAATCAGATAACGATAATGTCAATTTTGTGGAGGATTCGATCGACTGCCCTTTTACTGAGTTAGGATTAATTTATCAGCCCAAAAATAGCAATTATTACCATTTTCGCTTCGGGAGTAAACCTAATTTACCTCCTGAAATAATCGTGGCAACTTGTTTAGAATACGCCAGTTGGGTAAGCACAAATCAATCCACTATTACCATTTCCCGTTTACTTTATGACAAGGGAAGCCCCGGCACTGTATTCAAACTATCAGAAGAAGCTATTTATTCGGCGATTGAAGCAGTATGCCGTCAAGAATCATCTTTATTTTTAGCGGATACTGCAGGTTTAGTGCAACTATCCTTTGAGAAAAATCCCCTTGATTTAGCCTAT